Within the Medicago truncatula cultivar Jemalong A17 chromosome 4, MtrunA17r5.0-ANR, whole genome shotgun sequence genome, the region AATCCACCAAAGGAATTTGCATCAGCAGTCAGAGCAAGGCCTTGCACCAGCGACGTTAAAATGGATGTTAAGCTTGCGCGAAGTAAATCtcagaaaaaaataatcttcGCAGAAGCGAGTGAAAACtttgttgatttcatttttaCCTTCCTCGCAATACCATTAGGGTCCGTTGTAAAGCTTTTGGATGGTAACTCTTTCGTTGGATGTGTTGATAACTTGTACAAGACTGTTGAGACCTTGGACTCTTCATTGTGCACGGACTCACGCTCGGTGTTACTCAATCCTGGCCTATCGCCACAGTTTGGTTGTCCAAAACAGCTCCTCAACATTCCTGATGTACGACCACAACCACCTACTACTCGTTATTATGGTACAGGGAAGCCAAAGCTAGTGTTCAGCGACTATAATGGGAGTCACCAAATCGTAGAAGAAAAGATAGAGGGAGGAGTGATTTCTAAGAAAAAGGTATCAATTTATAATCGAATAGTCTTGACTGAACTGGATCCAAGATCCTCAAACAAGTCAAAAGAAGGTGTTATGGGATTTGTGAAGAATGCAACATTATATGCTATTGGAGATGATCTAACAGTAAAACCACTTTCTGGTAGTTCTTGCATTTCATATTTGAAAGAATTAAGCCTCCCCCTTGATGATCTGGAAATGAAGGTGATAAGCATCGGTGAAGCTGAGGTAAAGCGACTACTATTGGTCCTTAAATGTGTGAGACAGTATATTACTACAGTTCTGCCGTGTGTATCGAAATTACATAAAATACACAAAAACATTCATCAATATGTCTTTTATTAGTAATTTATGAACCAAACTGACTAACAGAAGACACAATTGAGAATCAAACTAATCAATGAAAAACACATATGAAGAGCACCCTGACTTAACAAAAGAAACATTCATGTACGTTCTTGTAATTTTAATACGTTCAAGGACTAGTAACACTGACTCACACATTTAAGGATCAAAATCGTTATTtactcttttcttttgttttctttgttgttgataACCTTCCTTTGTGGTTTGCAATTTGCAGGCTTTGAGCCTACTTGCAGCTTCCCTTACATCAAAATTTACACTGACTAGTGGACTAGAAAACTTTTTTATTGTGCCAAAACAAGAATCAAATTTGACATCAAAGTATATACAATCTAGCAGGCTTGATGAACTTGCAAAGGAACCTATAGCAGAAGCCTGAATTATTATTCAGTTACAGTTT harbors:
- the LOC25491490 gene encoding uncharacterized protein — translated: MAASQAREEPKTIPLKTLIDRENNKVVAVEATKDFIDTLFSFLSLPLATIIRLLSNNDQQQESSESSPFLGSIKNLYKTVQTLTPNDVWNNPVYKQMLLNPKNPCESLCMNLFMNIDDTESSSKFFVCDTCNKFTTLQNLDCTCEKPTNKQPKNLDSEGQENNAQNGVFVKENGSLFLVFDDLKIMPCSLMTSVERLKELGYSDLSNLEEVTHNIGKQEMLNLLKYTLTSHEPLTNTILKSSSKNRENPPKEFASAVRARPCTSDVKMDVKLARSKSQKKIIFAEASENFVDFIFTFLAIPLGSVVKLLDGNSFVGCVDNLYKTVETLDSSLCTDSRSVLLNPGLSPQFGCPKQLLNIPDVRPQPPTTRYYGTGKPKLVFSDYNGSHQIVEEKIEGGVISKKKVSIYNRIVLTELDPRSSNKSKEGVMGFVKNATLYAIGDDLTVKPLSGSSCISYLKELSLPLDDLEMKVISIGEAEALSLLAASLTSKFTLTSGLENFFIVPKQESNLTSKYIQSSRLDELAKEPIAEA